Proteins encoded within one genomic window of Methanothrix harundinacea 6Ac:
- a CDS encoding thioredoxin family protein translates to MVAAFRTLSSPVMPLAFILAVPVLGAFAAQAAVEHPIGAGPDDWWITYPDQRSNAGSPVDHPSWALEPLEEGPVIVLIHSSNCPACLQQESAIRRVLEDLGDEVVYLDVLTETDHLKAWDGLVLYYPTGDPESDPIYIPGTVFLTLGPGTDGEPVVLWHSSVGSTGEGRIRSRLQDAIALYQESSQG, encoded by the coding sequence ATGGTGGCAGCCTTCAGAACTTTGTCGTCGCCGGTGATGCCCCTCGCCTTCATCCTGGCGGTCCCAGTCCTGGGAGCTTTCGCGGCCCAGGCCGCCGTCGAGCACCCCATCGGCGCGGGTCCCGATGACTGGTGGATAACGTACCCCGATCAGCGTTCGAATGCCGGATCTCCCGTAGACCACCCATCCTGGGCTCTGGAACCTCTGGAGGAGGGGCCGGTTATCGTCCTCATCCACAGCTCCAACTGTCCCGCCTGCCTCCAGCAGGAGTCGGCGATCCGAAGGGTCTTGGAGGACCTTGGAGACGAGGTGGTCTACCTCGACGTTCTGACGGAGACCGATCACCTCAAGGCCTGGGATGGGCTCGTCCTCTACTACCCGACGGGGGATCCTGAGAGCGATCCGATCTACATCCCCGGGACCGTCTTTCTGACCCTGGGGCCCGGGACGGACGGGGAGCCCGTCGTCCTCTGGCACAGTTCGGTCGGGTCTACCGGAGAGGGGCGGATCCGATCCCGCCTCCAAGACGCCATCGCCCTGTACCAGGAGAGCTCTCAGGGGTGA
- a CDS encoding sulfurtransferase yields the protein MKPLSKIAAVLLLAAALTGGAFAGCSSCGGGPATGWMGASSMGISWAGELSSMGTTTSSTGSSTTAGNDSDGAEGGADGLDGAASRLSPEALFADQNGERRLVVAYAGVPGEASYIEGAIHLPLDQVFAEDGSLKSPAEISAIFGAAGIAEEDPLVIYSDSFFNGFDTFAFWVMKYLGHQELLLLEGTRASREAAGLKFVAAPAVRTAEAYNASPSLDLLIVEDEISDLQIVDARSPEEYSAGHLEGARNIDSSKVMGAEGLAGDQALGEAFSGLDKDVPVVVYSTKGGVASMVWYALLDQGFTPRMMISAGSAA from the coding sequence ATGAAACCGTTATCCAAGATCGCAGCGGTTCTGCTGCTGGCAGCCGCCCTGACGGGCGGAGCTTTCGCAGGCTGCTCCAGCTGCGGCGGCGGCCCCGCCACCGGATGGATGGGAGCGTCGTCGATGGGCATCTCCTGGGCTGGAGAGCTCTCATCGATGGGGACGACGACATCTTCTACGGGATCGAGCACCACGGCGGGGAACGACTCCGATGGAGCTGAGGGCGGTGCCGATGGTTTGGACGGCGCGGCCTCCAGGCTATCCCCCGAGGCGCTCTTCGCCGACCAGAATGGGGAGAGGAGGCTGGTCGTAGCCTACGCCGGCGTCCCCGGAGAGGCCTCCTACATAGAGGGGGCGATCCACCTACCCCTGGACCAGGTCTTCGCCGAAGACGGTAGCCTCAAGTCCCCCGCGGAGATATCGGCCATCTTCGGGGCGGCCGGGATCGCCGAGGAGGACCCCCTGGTAATTTACAGCGACTCCTTCTTCAACGGGTTTGACACCTTCGCCTTCTGGGTGATGAAGTACCTGGGCCACCAGGAGCTCCTCCTCCTGGAGGGGACGCGGGCCTCCCGGGAGGCGGCTGGGCTCAAGTTCGTAGCTGCCCCTGCCGTCAGGACGGCCGAGGCCTACAACGCCAGCCCCAGCCTCGACCTCCTGATCGTCGAGGACGAGATCTCTGATCTGCAGATCGTCGACGCCAGGAGCCCGGAGGAGTACTCCGCCGGCCACCTGGAGGGGGCGAGGAACATCGACAGCTCCAAAGTGATGGGGGCTGAGGGGCTTGCCGGCGACCAGGCCCTGGGGGAGGCCTTCAGCGGCCTGGATAAGGACGTGCCCGTCGTCGTCTACTCCACCAAGGGAGGCGTCGCCTCCATGGTCTGGTACGCCCTCCTCGACCAGGGGTTCACGCCGAGGATGATGATCTCAGCCGGATCGGCGGCTTAG
- a CDS encoding SLC13 family permease, which translates to MGMTTDQLLIFAILGLALLLFIWGRWRYDLVAIIALLVATISGVVPWSEAFTGFAHPAVVTVGAILIVSRALLNSGIVDLIQKSITSPKDSTKRQVRSLTGLVSILSGFMNNVGALAILLPVSLRVSRRTGNPPSLLLMPLAFASLLGGLLTLIGTPPNIIVASYRAEVLGEPFRMFDFTPVGGGVLLAGLIFIWFFGWKLTPKRKGGSSKEDLFKIENYITEIWVSSRSKLVGKRLRVLKEPPVSDMQILGLVRGDLRIPMPTGDEILEPGDILAVETSAENIKYILKWRGLELLGGMKVGKKALLSKDVGLIEAVVAADSPMVGETARSLTLGRRYDMNLIAVARRGEVLAERLGDIAFQPGDVLLMQGPSGTIPEVLESLGCLPLAERGMKLGRRQKSPPVPLLIFGGALAATAAGLLPVEIAFASAAVGMVLAGVLTIHEAYESIDWPIIFLLGALIPVGAALESTGGAETISAAILQALSPFPAVVILAALLAWTMILTNIINNAAAAVIMAPIAFNAALVLDLSPDPFLMAVAVGASCAFLTPIGHQSNTLVMGPGGYQFGDYWRLGLPLSLVATLAALPLILWIWPL; encoded by the coding sequence ATGGGGATGACAACGGATCAGCTTTTGATATTCGCCATCCTGGGGCTCGCCCTTCTCTTATTCATCTGGGGGCGGTGGCGGTACGACCTCGTCGCCATCATCGCCCTCTTGGTCGCGACGATATCGGGGGTCGTCCCCTGGAGCGAGGCCTTCACCGGCTTCGCCCATCCAGCGGTGGTGACGGTGGGAGCGATCCTCATAGTCAGCCGGGCGCTCCTCAACTCCGGGATCGTCGATCTGATCCAGAAGTCGATCACAAGCCCAAAAGATTCAACAAAGCGGCAGGTGAGGTCCCTCACCGGCCTCGTATCCATATTATCAGGGTTCATGAACAACGTGGGGGCGCTCGCGATCCTCCTCCCGGTGAGCCTGCGGGTCTCCCGGAGGACCGGGAATCCTCCTTCTCTCCTCCTGATGCCCCTCGCCTTCGCCTCCCTCCTCGGCGGCCTCTTGACCCTCATCGGGACGCCTCCAAATATCATAGTCGCCTCTTACAGGGCCGAGGTGTTGGGCGAGCCGTTCAGAATGTTCGACTTCACCCCCGTCGGAGGGGGGGTCCTCCTCGCGGGCCTCATATTCATATGGTTCTTCGGCTGGAAGCTGACTCCCAAGAGGAAGGGGGGCTCCTCGAAGGAGGACCTCTTCAAGATAGAGAACTACATCACCGAGATATGGGTATCCAGCAGATCGAAGCTCGTCGGAAAGAGGCTCCGGGTTTTGAAGGAGCCCCCGGTATCGGATATGCAAATTTTAGGCCTCGTCCGGGGAGATCTCCGGATCCCCATGCCGACGGGAGATGAGATCCTGGAGCCGGGGGATATCCTGGCGGTGGAGACCTCCGCGGAGAATATAAAATATATTTTGAAATGGAGGGGGCTTGAGCTCCTGGGAGGCATGAAGGTCGGGAAGAAGGCTCTCCTCTCCAAGGACGTCGGGCTGATCGAGGCGGTCGTAGCCGCAGACTCCCCCATGGTGGGGGAGACGGCGAGGAGCCTCACCCTCGGCCGGCGGTATGATATGAACCTGATAGCCGTCGCCAGACGCGGTGAGGTTCTGGCGGAGCGGCTCGGCGATATAGCCTTCCAGCCAGGGGACGTCCTCCTGATGCAGGGGCCCTCGGGAACGATACCCGAAGTCCTGGAATCCCTGGGCTGCCTCCCCCTCGCCGAGCGGGGGATGAAGCTCGGAAGAAGGCAGAAGAGCCCCCCCGTCCCTCTCCTGATCTTCGGTGGAGCCCTAGCGGCGACGGCTGCGGGCCTCCTCCCGGTGGAGATAGCCTTCGCATCGGCGGCGGTGGGGATGGTCCTGGCGGGGGTCCTCACCATCCATGAGGCCTACGAGAGCATCGACTGGCCTATCATATTCCTCCTGGGGGCTCTGATCCCCGTGGGAGCGGCCCTGGAGAGCACCGGCGGGGCGGAGACGATCTCTGCCGCCATCCTCCAGGCCCTCAGCCCCTTTCCGGCGGTGGTGATCCTGGCGGCCCTCCTCGCCTGGACTATGATCCTCACAAACATAATCAACAACGCTGCGGCGGCGGTGATCATGGCCCCCATCGCCTTCAACGCTGCCCTCGTCCTGGACCTCTCGCCCGACCCCTTCCTGATGGCGGTCGCCGTCGGTGCCTCCTGCGCCTTTCTTACACCGATAGGCCACCAGTCCAACACCCTGGTGATGGGGCCCGGGGGCTACCAGTTCGGCGACTACTGGCGGCTCGGCCTCCCCCTCAGCCTCGTCGCCACCCTCGCCGCCTTACCCCTGATCCTCTGGATCTGGCCGCTTTGA
- a CDS encoding SLC13 family permease, with amino-acid sequence MTGDLAMIFGVLLLTLILFIWGRWRYDVVSLLALLAATVTGLVPWDQAFLGFGHPAVITVAAVLVASRGLLNSGVVDVMAGWLSRAGDSPTRQVASLTGLVTILSGFMNNVGAMALLLPVGIRMAIRSGNSPSILLMPLASGSLLGGLLTLIGTPPNIIIATFRAESVGDPFGMFDFTPVGLGVALSGFLFISLIGWRLVPVRKSPSSKERLFEIENYLTEVLIPEGARMAGKTLQEVREASKADFQVLGLLSGETRLASPSIFHPLMPGEILLVESDADELKIFLDDTGFQLGEEKKVGEEALSSGDMGIVEAVVKTDSRLLGRTARSASLRWRYGVNLVGVARHGIQLQKRLGQVRFQAGDVLLLQGPREHLPEILNTMGCLPLAERGLRLGHPRRIILSVAIFGSAILAVAVGLLPVQIALVSAAVAMVMGGLMNLREVYTSIDWPVIILLGAMIPVGRALETTGGAGLIAESILSLSGGYPPIVSLAMLLVITMFLSDIVNNAAAAVLMAPIGLGIASFMNLSPDPFLMAVAIGASCAFLTPIGHQSNTLVMGPGGYQFGDYWRMGLPMELVIAVVSIPLIVIFWPLSG; translated from the coding sequence ATGACCGGAGATCTGGCGATGATCTTCGGAGTTCTTCTTCTCACCCTCATCCTCTTCATCTGGGGCCGCTGGAGGTACGACGTGGTATCCCTTCTGGCGCTCCTGGCGGCCACAGTTACCGGCCTCGTCCCCTGGGATCAGGCCTTCCTCGGCTTCGGCCACCCCGCCGTCATCACCGTCGCCGCCGTCCTCGTCGCGAGCCGGGGCCTCCTGAACTCGGGGGTCGTCGACGTCATGGCCGGGTGGCTCTCCCGGGCAGGAGATTCGCCAACCCGCCAGGTTGCCTCCCTCACCGGCCTCGTCACCATCCTATCCGGGTTCATGAACAACGTCGGCGCCATGGCTCTCCTCCTCCCCGTCGGGATCCGGATGGCTATCCGGAGCGGAAACTCTCCCTCGATCCTTCTGATGCCCCTCGCCTCCGGCTCCCTCCTCGGGGGCCTATTGACCCTTATAGGGACCCCCCCGAATATCATAATCGCCACCTTCAGGGCCGAGAGCGTCGGCGATCCCTTCGGGATGTTCGACTTCACCCCCGTCGGGCTGGGGGTGGCTCTCTCCGGTTTCCTCTTCATATCTCTAATAGGGTGGAGGCTCGTTCCCGTCCGAAAATCCCCTTCGTCCAAGGAGAGGCTCTTCGAGATAGAGAACTATCTCACCGAGGTCCTGATCCCCGAGGGGGCGAGGATGGCGGGCAAGACCCTCCAGGAGGTGAGGGAGGCATCAAAGGCCGATTTTCAGGTGCTAGGGCTTCTCTCCGGGGAGACGAGGCTTGCGTCCCCCTCCATCTTCCACCCCCTGATGCCGGGGGAGATCCTCCTGGTGGAGTCGGATGCCGACGAGCTGAAGATCTTCCTCGACGATACCGGCTTTCAGCTCGGCGAGGAGAAGAAGGTCGGGGAGGAGGCCCTCAGCTCCGGGGATATGGGGATAGTGGAGGCGGTCGTAAAGACCGATTCGAGGCTCCTGGGGAGGACGGCGAGGTCGGCGAGTTTGCGATGGCGGTACGGGGTGAATCTCGTCGGCGTCGCCCGCCACGGCATCCAGCTCCAAAAGCGGCTGGGGCAGGTCCGGTTTCAGGCCGGAGACGTCCTCCTCCTCCAGGGGCCGAGGGAGCATCTCCCAGAGATCTTGAACACCATGGGGTGCCTTCCCCTCGCCGAGAGGGGCCTGCGGCTCGGCCACCCGAGGCGGATCATCCTATCCGTCGCGATCTTCGGCTCAGCCATCCTGGCGGTGGCCGTGGGCCTCCTCCCGGTCCAGATCGCCCTGGTTTCGGCGGCCGTCGCCATGGTGATGGGGGGGCTCATGAACCTCCGGGAGGTGTACACCTCCATAGACTGGCCGGTGATAATCCTCCTGGGAGCCATGATCCCCGTAGGCCGCGCCCTCGAGACTACTGGGGGAGCGGGCCTCATCGCCGAGAGCATCCTCTCCCTCTCTGGAGGATATCCCCCCATCGTATCCCTGGCGATGCTCCTCGTCATCACCATGTTCCTATCGGATATCGTCAACAACGCCGCGGCAGCGGTGCTGATGGCGCCCATCGGCCTGGGGATCGCCTCTTTCATGAACCTCTCCCCGGACCCATTTCTGATGGCGGTCGCCATCGGGGCGTCCTGCGCCTTTCTCACCCCCATAGGCCACCAGTCCAACACCCTGGTGATGGGGCCCGGAGGCTACCAGTTCGGGGACTACTGGAGGATGGGGCTGCCCATGGAGCTGGTCATCGCCGTCGTCTCCATCCCCCTCATCGTCATCTTCTGGCCTCTCAGCGGGTGA
- a CDS encoding peptidylprolyl isomerase, producing MTKQVHAAHILVKTEKKAKEVLEKISKGESFAEMARKYSDCPSSKNKGDLGWFAKGKMVPEFERAAFEAEKGKVVGPVKTDFGYHLIKIIDKK from the coding sequence ATGACCAAACAGGTTCATGCGGCCCACATTCTTGTAAAAACAGAGAAGAAGGCGAAGGAGGTTCTCGAGAAGATCAGCAAGGGAGAGAGCTTCGCCGAGATGGCCCGGAAGTACTCCGACTGCCCCTCTTCGAAGAACAAGGGGGACCTCGGATGGTTCGCTAAGGGCAAGATGGTCCCCGAGTTCGAGCGGGCCGCCTTCGAGGCGGAGAAGGGGAAGGTCGTCGGCCCCGTCAAGACCGACTTCGGCTACCATCTGATAAAGATTATTGATAAGAAGTGA